The sequence below is a genomic window from Campylobacter concisus.
TTTAAGGGGCTAAAGAGCCTGGACTACAGCCTTTATCCAAGCTCACTCATAAGAGAGATGATGATAAAAAATATCTCGCTCATCTCTCTTCACACAAATGCTGACCTTGCATTTTTAAATGAAAAATTTGTAACGCAGGTTTTGGGGCTAGAAATTTCAAGCAAAGAGGGTTTTTTGATCTACGCTGATGTGAAGATGAAATTTAGCAAGCTTTGCAAATTTGTAAAAGAAAAACTTGGGCTAGAAAATTTAAGAGTGGTTCATGCAAAAGATGAAATTTCTAAAATTTGTATCTGCACCGGAAGTGGTGCAGATCTCATCCAAGATGTAAAAGCTGACGTCTTTTTAACGGGTGATCTAAAGTATCATCAAGCTCTTTATGCAAAGGAAAATGGGCTAAATTTAATCGATATAAATCACTATGAAAGTGAACGTTATTTTGGTGATTTTTTAGCAAAATATTTGCAAAATCTAAAAATTGAAGTTATAATACGCAATTCCAAAAATCCATTTACATATTGCTAACAAAAAAAGGAAACATTATGAATAAATACTTACAACAATTAGTTGAATTATCTGACCTTGATAAACAAATAGATGGCTTTATACCACGCATTCAGGATATAGAAAAGGCTTATAAAAATATAGAAGAAGAGTGCGAAACCATAACGGTCAATATAGAAAGATTAGATGAAGAGGTAAATGACCTAAAATCTCAAAAATCAGGTACGAATGCTCATATTGCCGAGTTTAGTGCGAAGATAAAAGATGTAGCTAAAAAAAGCTCAAATGCAAAAAGCGAAAAGGAGATAAAAGCTCTAAGTCTTGAAGAAGATATTGCAAAAGAGCAACTTGAGGCTGCAAATGAGGAGATCGCTAGACTTGAGAAGCTAATAGATAGTAAAAATAGTCAAAAAGATGAGCTTGGTGCAAAAAAAGCTGAGCTTGAAGAGAATTTAAAAAATATAAAAAGCAAAACTTCATCTGAGCTTGAAAATATCGAAAAAGAACGTAAAGAAGTTTATGCTAAAAAAGACAAGCTTATCGCCACTATGAATCAAAAAATTCTTGCATTTTATGAAAAAATTAGAAAATGGGCTCATAACACAGCCGTTGTTCCTGTGAAAAAACAAGCTTGTTATGGTTGCTTTATGCAGATAAACGATAAAACTTTCTCTGCTGTTCTCAAGGGCGAAGACATCGTTACATGTCCGCATTGTGGCAGAATTTTATACAAACAAGAGCAATAACACATTTCGTGATAATAATATATTACTTTTTAGCCTCAATACTCTATCTCCTTGGGGCTATCCTACTATTTATTTTAAGTTTTAAAAAAAAGTATCATAAGTCGATTCCAGCACGTTTTTTCCTCTTTAATAATCCTAAATTTCAAGATGCAGATGTGCATTTTCACGCTTGTTCATTTGGCGAGGTGCAAGCACTCAAACCTTTGATGCAAAAATTTGATAGTAAAGCTATAAGTGTGGTGACAAATACGGGCTTTGAAGCGGCAAGCAAAATTTGCTCTAATACGAGATTTTTGCCATTTGAAATTTTCTTGCCATTTTGGTTAAAAAAGAGCAAAGTTTTAGTCATTTTTGAGGCTGAGCTTTGGCTTATGCTAGTTTTCATGGCAAAGCTAAAAGGTAGCCGTGTGATACTGATAAACGCTAGAATTTCAGACAGAAGCTACAAAAGCTACTTGAAATTTGGCTTTTTTTATAGGTATCTTTTTAAATTTATAGATAAGATTTACGCTCAAAGTGAGCTTGATAAAGAGCGGCTAAAGTCACTTGGTGCAGGTGAAACAGAGGTCGTTGGTAACATAAAAGCTGCATTTTTGCCAAGCGTGAGTAAAATTTATGAAAAGCCAAAAGCTAGAGTGATCGTGCTAGCAAGCACGCATACAGGCGAAGAAGAGATGATTTTGCAAAATTTAAATTTAAAAGAAAACGATCTCTTGATCATCGCTCCACGCCATCCTGAGAGGTTTACAGAGGTTGAGAAGATAGCAGGCGACTACGCTAAAAAGCATGATTTTAGCTTTGCGAAATTTAGTCAAACATATAAATTTGAAGCTAAAGTAAATTTGCTTGATACTTTAGGTGAGCTTGTAAATGTCTATGCTATTAGCGATATAGTAGTGCTTGGAGGCAGTTTTGTACCAAATATCGGCGGGCACAATCCAATCGAGTGCGCGCAATTTAACCCGGTGATAATTAGTGGCGAGTTTATATTTAATCAAAAGGCGTTATTTAGCCTAGTTGAAAACATTTATATCGTAAAGGCTAGCGAGATAGGCGGCATAATGGGTAGTGACACTAAAAAGAGCAAGATCGCTGTGCAAGCAAGCGCTGATGCGATCATAGAAGATATAAGGAGCGCTTTATGAGTGAAGAAAAAGCTTATAAAATTTTAGCCAAGCAAAAAAACATATCGAACAACGAAGCAAAGGAGCTAATTGACAGCGGCTTAGTTTATGCCAAGGGCCAAAAGGTAATGATCGCTCGTGCCTTGATGAGTGAAAATACTAAATTTAGCGTCGAAGAGATGCCAAAACCAAGCGTTATATTTGAAGATGAAAATTTAATAGCCATTAGCAAACCAGCTGCCATAACTAGCGAAAAAATCAGCCAAATGTATAAATTTCCACTCCTTCACAGGCTCGATAAGGATACAAGCGGTGTGCTACTTCTTGTAAAAAATGACGAATTTGCAAGCCTTGCCATAAATGAGTTTAAAAAGATGAAGGTTGAGAAAATTTACGTGGCCGCAATTAGGGGCATTATGAGCGAGGAGGTGGTTGTAAATGAGCCGATTTTAACGATAAAAAATAAAAATGGCGCCATTTCAAAGATCTCAGAAGATGGCAAAGAGGCGATCAGTGAAATTTCACCTCTCATGGTTGTGGGCAAAAAAACGCTGGTAAAAGTTGCCATAAAAACAGGCAGAACGCACCAGATAAGAGTGCATTTGGCTAGCTTAAATTTACCTATCGTTGGCGATGAGAAGTACGGCAAAAATAGAGCAAATAGAATGTTCTTGCATGCTTATTCTATCGCTCTTTTAAACTATAAATTTAAAGCGCCGATCCCAAAAGAATTTAATTCTCTTGGATTTGAGCTATTTAATAAATTTGAAATTTAAAGAGCAATAAAGAAATTATTTAGTAATATACGCCCTTTAATAACAACTTAGAAAGGTGATTAGTGTTCGAACAAATTAGCGAGTCTTTTAGATTAGCTGTTAGCAAGATACGTTTTGTAGATGACGAAAAGGCTCTAAAAAACGCACTTGACGTGCTCAAAAAAGCTCTTTTAAAAGCTGATGTTCACCATAAAGTCACCAAAGATCTACTCGCGTCTATCGAAAGCGAGTTAAAGCAAACTGGCGTTGGTCAAAAGAATTTCCTAGATGCGATCAAATCAAATTTGACGACCATTTTAACAGCTCCTGGTAACCAAGGCTTTGTCTATGCGCCAGTTGCACCAACTATTGTTTTGATGGCTGGCTTACAAGGTAGCGGTAAAACAACGACAACTATTAAGCTTGCAAACTATCTAAAGTTAAGAAAGAAAAAAGTTTTAGTTGCGGCTTGTGATTTGCAAAGATTGGCGGCAGTTGAGCAGCTAAGACAGCTCTGCGTTGCAAATGAGATTGATCTTTTCTTTATAGAAAATGAACATAACCCAATAAAAGTAGCAAAAGAAGCATTAGAAAAAGCAAAAATTGGTCTTTACGATGTGCTTTTAGTGGATACCGCTGGTCGTCTTGCGATTGATGAAAAGTTGATGCAAGAGATAAAAGATGTAAAAAATGCTATAAATCCACATGAAATTTTTTACGTAGCTGATGCTATGAGTGGTCAAGATGCTGTAAAAACAGCTACAAGTTTTAATGAAATTTTAGGAATTTCTGGAGTTATCCTTTCTAAATTTGATTCTGACTCGAAGGGTGGCGTAGCTATTAGTATTGCAAAACAGCTAAATATTCCACTTAGATTTGTCGGTACTGGCGAGAAAGTAGCTGATATTGAGAGTTTTATACCAGATCGTATTGTAAGTCGTATAATGGGTGAGGGTGACTTGGCCACTTTGGTTGAGAAAACATCGACAATTATTGATGAAAAAGAGGCAAAACGTCTAAATCAAAAGATAAAAAAAGGTCAGTTTAACTTTAATGACTTTTTAGATCAAATGGAAAGCGTTAAAAAGCTTGGTAGTATGAAGTCTTTAATGGGGATGATACCTGGTCTTTCAAATATTGCAAATCAGATAAAAGATATAGATCTTGATAATTCAAAAGAAATTTTGCATATTAAGGCTATGATAAACTCTATGACACAAAAAGAGCGTGAAAACCCAGACCTTTTAAATAATAGTAGAAAAAGACGTTTAGCGGCTGGTTCTGGACTTTCTCAGGTAGAAGTAAATCGTTTTTTAAAGCAGTTTGAAAATGCCTCAAAACTTGCTAAGAAATTTTCAGGAAAAGGTGGAGCAAAAGGACTTGCAAATATGCTTTCTCAAGCAAATTTAAAAAGACCTGTTTGATAAAAGGGTTTAAATTTGGATATTTGTTATCTAAATTTAAGCTTTATTTAAAAACAAGAGGAGAAATATAATATGGCAACAGTAGTAAGACTAACAAGAATGGGACGTAAGAAAAGACCTTTTTATCGTATAGTTGTTACAGATAGCAGAAAAAGACGTGATAGTGGCTGGATAGAAAGTATTGGCTATTACAATCCTATGGTTGAGCCAAATGTTATAAATTTCAACAAAGAGAGATTAGATTACTGGAAAAGCGTTGGTGCTAAACTTAGCGATAGAGTTGTACAAATTACAAAATAATGGTTAAAAATTTTTTATACGAATATGCCAAGTTGATTGCCGATTTTCCTGATAAAGTAAGTGTTGATCGCAAGGAACTTGGTGAAAATTTTGCTGAGATAATCATAAGTGCTGATAAGGTTGATACGGGAAAACTTATCGGCAAAGATGGCAAAATGATAAACGCTATAAAGACCGTTATTATTGGTTGTAAAGCCAAAGATAATACAAGTTATAGGGTAACGGTAAAAGCTATTGAATAGTGATATTGTTGAAGTCGCTACCATCGGAAGATGTGTTGGTTTAAAGGGCTACTTAAAGCTTCACAATAAGAGCGACTTCCCAGAACAGTTTAAAAAAGGTGCAACCTTTTTTGACAAAAACAATGATCAGCTGACCATAAAAGACTATAATAGACAAAAAGAGCTGGTTTTATTTGAAAATTTTGATGACTTAGATCTTGCTAAAACGCTTGTAAATAGAACTATATATACCACAAAAGAGCTCACTAGAAAAAACTGCAAATTAAAAAAAAATGAATTTTTTCAGTTTGATATTATTGGCTTAAAAATTATAGAAAATGGTGAAATTTTGGGTATTGTAGAAGATATCCAAGATAATTTTGCAAATTCACTTTTATGTATAAAAACAGACGAAGAGCTTATTATGGACGGTAATCCAAAGAATTTTTACATTCCATACTTAGAGTATTTTATTATAAGTGTAAATTTAGACAATGAAGAGATTTTGGTAAAAGATGCTAGAGCTATTTTAGAAAATTCATGAAATTTACGTTTATTACACTTTTTGAAAATTTAGTTAAACCTTATTTTTGTGATTCTATTTTAAAACGTGCAATTGGTAATAAATTTATTGAAATTGATTTTATAAATCCAAGAAATTTTACTGAAGATAAACATAATAAAGTTGATGATTATATGATCGGAGGCGGAGCAGGGCTTTTAATGTTTCCACAGCCTTTGGATGAGTCGATCAAATTTCTAAAAGAAAAAGATAAAAATGCTCATGTGATATTTTTAACGCCAGCTGGTAAAAAATTTAATCAAAATGATGCAAAGAGGCTTTCTAAAAAAGATCACATTTGTTTTGTTTGTAGTAGATATGAAGGTCTTGATGAACGAGTTGTTGAGCTTTGGGCAGATGAAGTTTTTTGTATAGGTGATTTTATTTTAACTGGCGGAGAGCTTCCTGCGCTTTGTATGAGTGATGCAATATCAAGAAATATACCTGGAGTTTTAGGAAACGATATGAGCCTTGAAGTTGAGAGTTTTGAGGATAATTTACTTGAAGCC
It includes:
- a CDS encoding Nif3-like dinuclear metal center hexameric protein, with the translated sequence MKIAEIYKILDEICPFASQESWDNSGLQVGSFDNEFERIYLSLDLDSKLLQNVLPNSLIITHHPLIFKGLKSLDYSLYPSSLIREMMIKNISLISLHTNADLAFLNEKFVTQVLGLEISSKEGFLIYADVKMKFSKLCKFVKEKLGLENLRVVHAKDEISKICICTGSGADLIQDVKADVFLTGDLKYHQALYAKENGLNLIDINHYESERYFGDFLAKYLQNLKIEVIIRNSKNPFTYC
- a CDS encoding zinc ribbon domain-containing protein, whose product is MNKYLQQLVELSDLDKQIDGFIPRIQDIEKAYKNIEEECETITVNIERLDEEVNDLKSQKSGTNAHIAEFSAKIKDVAKKSSNAKSEKEIKALSLEEDIAKEQLEAANEEIARLEKLIDSKNSQKDELGAKKAELEENLKNIKSKTSSELENIEKERKEVYAKKDKLIATMNQKILAFYEKIRKWAHNTAVVPVKKQACYGCFMQINDKTFSAVLKGEDIVTCPHCGRILYKQEQ
- the waaA gene encoding lipid IV(A) 3-deoxy-D-manno-octulosonic acid transferase, which encodes MIIIYYFLASILYLLGAILLFILSFKKKYHKSIPARFFLFNNPKFQDADVHFHACSFGEVQALKPLMQKFDSKAISVVTNTGFEAASKICSNTRFLPFEIFLPFWLKKSKVLVIFEAELWLMLVFMAKLKGSRVILINARISDRSYKSYLKFGFFYRYLFKFIDKIYAQSELDKERLKSLGAGETEVVGNIKAAFLPSVSKIYEKPKARVIVLASTHTGEEEMILQNLNLKENDLLIIAPRHPERFTEVEKIAGDYAKKHDFSFAKFSQTYKFEAKVNLLDTLGELVNVYAISDIVVLGGSFVPNIGGHNPIECAQFNPVIISGEFIFNQKALFSLVENIYIVKASEIGGIMGSDTKKSKIAVQASADAIIEDIRSAL
- a CDS encoding RluA family pseudouridine synthase; translated protein: MSEEKAYKILAKQKNISNNEAKELIDSGLVYAKGQKVMIARALMSENTKFSVEEMPKPSVIFEDENLIAISKPAAITSEKISQMYKFPLLHRLDKDTSGVLLLVKNDEFASLAINEFKKMKVEKIYVAAIRGIMSEEVVVNEPILTIKNKNGAISKISEDGKEAISEISPLMVVGKKTLVKVAIKTGRTHQIRVHLASLNLPIVGDEKYGKNRANRMFLHAYSIALLNYKFKAPIPKEFNSLGFELFNKFEI
- the ffh gene encoding signal recognition particle protein; the protein is MFEQISESFRLAVSKIRFVDDEKALKNALDVLKKALLKADVHHKVTKDLLASIESELKQTGVGQKNFLDAIKSNLTTILTAPGNQGFVYAPVAPTIVLMAGLQGSGKTTTTIKLANYLKLRKKKVLVAACDLQRLAAVEQLRQLCVANEIDLFFIENEHNPIKVAKEALEKAKIGLYDVLLVDTAGRLAIDEKLMQEIKDVKNAINPHEIFYVADAMSGQDAVKTATSFNEILGISGVILSKFDSDSKGGVAISIAKQLNIPLRFVGTGEKVADIESFIPDRIVSRIMGEGDLATLVEKTSTIIDEKEAKRLNQKIKKGQFNFNDFLDQMESVKKLGSMKSLMGMIPGLSNIANQIKDIDLDNSKEILHIKAMINSMTQKERENPDLLNNSRKRRLAAGSGLSQVEVNRFLKQFENASKLAKKFSGKGGAKGLANMLSQANLKRPV
- the rpsP gene encoding 30S ribosomal protein S16 — protein: MATVVRLTRMGRKKRPFYRIVVTDSRKRRDSGWIESIGYYNPMVEPNVINFNKERLDYWKSVGAKLSDRVVQITK
- a CDS encoding KH domain-containing protein, whose amino-acid sequence is MVKNFLYEYAKLIADFPDKVSVDRKELGENFAEIIISADKVDTGKLIGKDGKMINAIKTVIIGCKAKDNTSYRVTVKAIE
- the rimM gene encoding ribosome maturation factor RimM (Essential for efficient processing of 16S rRNA), with the translated sequence MNSDIVEVATIGRCVGLKGYLKLHNKSDFPEQFKKGATFFDKNNDQLTIKDYNRQKELVLFENFDDLDLAKTLVNRTIYTTKELTRKNCKLKKNEFFQFDIIGLKIIENGEILGIVEDIQDNFANSLLCIKTDEELIMDGNPKNFYIPYLEYFIISVNLDNEEILVKDARAILENS
- the trmD gene encoding tRNA (guanosine(37)-N1)-methyltransferase TrmD yields the protein MKFTFITLFENLVKPYFCDSILKRAIGNKFIEIDFINPRNFTEDKHNKVDDYMIGGGAGLLMFPQPLDESIKFLKEKDKNAHVIFLTPAGKKFNQNDAKRLSKKDHICFVCSRYEGLDERVVELWADEVFCIGDFILTGGELPALCMSDAISRNIPGVLGNDMSLEVESFEDNLLEAPSFTKPDNFRSIFVVSEFLKGNHAKIHTLKNKMAHCKTRFFRPDLYQKLKPHK